A DNA window from Setaria viridis chromosome 2, Setaria_viridis_v4.0, whole genome shotgun sequence contains the following coding sequences:
- the LOC117844045 gene encoding uncharacterized protein, protein MLPSQTLVKMGSSRSVSSRPQNQTHRNRTGVPAGTTIVSSMTSRRLLLTSAVLLAAVLTAAAAGSSPGHCVPGQGIPLSPLPACCRQLEAVPAECRCRALRVMAEETPPAVVGRACWVALAQFAPAVVAEAECGLRTVHGIRFCYALRADGWPTEMRVYVLPVSVEQIKGTAYSSWLCVFS, encoded by the coding sequence ATGCTCCCCAGCCAAACACTGGTAAAAATGGGATCGTCCCGTTCCGTCTCGTCCCGTCCTCAGAACCAAACACACCGTAACAGGACCGGGGTACCAGCAGGAACAACAATAGTGTCGTCCATGACcagccgccgtctcctcctcaCGTCCGCCGTCCTGCTCGCCGCAGTTctcaccgccgcggccgccggcagcTCCCCGGGCCACTGCGTGCCGGGGCAGGGCATCCCGCTGAGCCCGCTCCCGGCGTGCTGCCGGCAGCTGGAGGCCGTCCCGGCGGAGTGCCGGTGCCGGGCGCTGCGGGTCATGGCGGAGGagacgccgccggccgtggtggGCCGGGCCTGCTGGGTCGCGCTGGCCCAGTTCGCGCCCGCCGTCGTGGCGGAGGCCGAGTGCGGCCTGCGCACCGTCCACGGCATCCGCTTCTGCTACGCGCTCCGCGCCGACGGCTGGCCGACTGAAATGCGTGTCTACGTTCTGCCAGTCAGCGTTGAGCAAATAAAGGGAACAGCTTACAGCTCATGGCTGtgtgtgttctcgtga